The segment AGATGCAGCATCACGTGAAAAAGCATTGCTTGTATTCGATCAAGTATTCACAGCATCAACAGGTGTTTCGATTGCGATTAATAGTGAACCATTTGAAGTTGTAGCGGCCATGAGTGGAGAAGTCGTAGAAGTGAAGATGGACGAATTTACTGGAAATACAATTATTATGGAACACGCAGATGGGAAGCAAACACGTTATAGCTCCGTGGCAGATATTTTAGTCAAAGCGGGCGACAAAGTAACGCAAGGTGAACAAATTGCAACGTCGCAAGGTAATGATTGGAATCCAACTGTTGGTGTCCATTTATACTTTGAAGTACTTGAACAAGGTGTGCTTGTTGATCCACGTAAATTTTTATCGTTTTAAGTTTACCATTTAACTTGATTCAGTGGGGTTCAAACCCCGCTGAATTGGGGAACAAAGGCTAAACCCGTCACATTGTGTGACAACGGCTTACTGACCCACGTCTTGTGGACCCTCGAAAAAAAATCTGGACTAAAGTTAACCGAGTCGTAATTGTTCCTAATTTATCCGAATATTGAGAGCCAACAAAACATAAGGTGAAGCAATAACCATCTTTTACAACTTGTTGTAGAAAATGAACATATTTGCTAGTGCTCACTTTATAAGAGAAGACCTTATCACCAAAGCCCTATATTTTATGAAGTAGACATTTCAAAACCTATGTTGAAATGTCGAAGGGTGTAAATACAGCGAGAAATAAGGTCTGAACAAAATATGAAGTTGGCTCTTTTCATATTCGATAGAGAGGGAGAGAACGTGCACGAACATATTCGGCATCGCTGCGTTCGACTGGGAGAGCTGTTGATTGAGACGGGGGAAACTGTACGTGCCCTTGCAAAAATGACAGGGTTTTCAAAAAGTACGGTACACAAGGATTTAACAGAAAGACTCAAACAAATAAATGAACCACTCGCACACCAAGTACAGCAAGTATTGGCGTACAATAAATCAATACGTCATTTGCGCGGAGGTGAAGCGACACGAAAAAAATGGGAAAGCAAACAATATGAAAAAAGCATTTAGATAATCTCGATTAGAATCTAAATGCTTTTTCGAATTTTAAG is part of the Solibacillus sp. FSL K6-1523 genome and harbors:
- a CDS encoding M23 family metallopeptidase — protein: MREDKQKPSQKTLMQQAWFWPAIYGGMALMIVAVIFGFNQLYESQQETALVEEAMLPEPGLVETAAREETLKYPFKEELVNEVAILQNFYDVNADAASREKALLVFDQVFTASTGVSIAINSEPFEVVAAMSGEVVEVKMDEFTGNTIIMEHADGKQTRYSSVADILVKAGDKVTQGEQIATSQGNDWNPTVGVHLYFEVLEQGVLVDPRKFLSF
- a CDS encoding sporulation transcriptional regulator SpoIIID; translation: MHEHIRHRCVRLGELLIETGETVRALAKMTGFSKSTVHKDLTERLKQINEPLAHQVQQVLAYNKSIRHLRGGEATRKKWESKQYEKSI